One stretch of Zingiber officinale cultivar Zhangliang chromosome 6B, Zo_v1.1, whole genome shotgun sequence DNA includes these proteins:
- the LOC121988351 gene encoding probable glucan 1,3-beta-glucosidase A isoform X2 translates to MWHQLGRPSSFLCQLWRVSEWEFQFRCFGGQFLTSNNGGGPVSAAANSPSENEPFYIEKNDTRIHIRLSNGNYIKVTEDSALMANYQGEPGWDDNGATFEMTIVYNHLHGDFQLANGYGHDKAEEILMDHRSNFVSSQDFAFLSQHGINTVRIPVGWWIAYDPDPPAPFIGGSLAALDRAFAWAEIHSLKCIIDLHAAPGSQNGMEHSASRDGSISWPTPDHVSQTLDVIDFLAARYANHSALLGIELLNEPSATLVPLDILVSYYTRGYQIVRSYSTSVYVIVCQRIGNADPAELYQANIGTSNVVVDLHYYNLFDPYFDNMNVSENIKFIYEKRVPQVQELNSANGPLIFIGEWVNEWKVANASRSEYQMFGMAQLEAYGDASFGWSYWTLKNARMHWDFEWNINNRYLLLGSSSIRKPELLLLCWLACAVILMQIA, encoded by the exons ATGTGGCATCAGCTTGGGAGACCTTCAAG CTTCTTATGCCAGTTGTGGCGAGTATCTGAGTGGGAATTTCAGTTCAGATGTTTTGGAGGTCAATTTCTAACATCAAACAATGGCGGGGGTCCGGTTTCTGCTGCTGCAAATTCACCATCAGAGAATGAACCATTTTATATCGAAAAGAACGACACAAGGATTCACATTAGACTTTCGAATGGAAACTACATAAAG GTAACAGAAGATAGTGCTCTCATGGCGAATTATCAAGGGGAGCCAGGTTGGGATGATAATGGCGCAACATTCGAAATGACTATTGTTTACAACCACTTGCATGGAGATTTCCAGCTTGCTAATGGATATGGACATGACAAAGCTGAAGAGATCCTGATG GATCACAGAAGCAACTTTGTTTCGTCTCAAGATTTTGCTTTCCTATCACAACATGGTATCAATACTGTTAGAATTCCTGTTGGATGGTGGATTGCATATGATCCTGACCCACCTGCTCCTTTTATTGGAGGATCCTTGGCAGCATTGGATAGAGCATTCGCATGGGCAGA GATCCATAGTCTGAAGTGCATCATTGATCTCCATGCTGCTCCTGGTTCACAGAATGGTATGGAACATAGTGCCAGTAGAGATGGTTCGATCAGTTGGCCAACACCAGACCATGTCTCACAAACACTAGATGTCATTGACTTCTTAGCAGCGAG GTATGCAAATCACTCTGCCCTATTAGGGATTGAACTCCTAAATGAGCCTTCTGCGACATTAGTCCCCTTAGACATTCTAGTTTCGTATTATACAAGGGGATACCAAATTGTTCGGAGCTACTCAACTTCTGTTTATGTTATAGTATGTCAAAGAATAGGAAATGCAGACCCAGCAGAGCTTTACCAAGCAAATATTGGAACTTCAAATGTTGTTGTGGACTTGCACTACTACAATCTCTTCGATCCGTATTTTGATAACATGAATGTTTCTGAAAATATCAAATTCATATATGAGAAGAGAGTTCCGCAAGTGCAAGAATTAAACAGCGCAAACGGGCCTCTCATCTTTATCG GTGAGTGGGTTAACGAGTGGAAGGTGGCAAACGCCTCAAGATCGGAATATCAGATGTTTGGTATGGCTCAGTTAGAAGCTTATGGTGATGCTTCTTTCGGTTGGTCCTACTGGACACTGAAGAATGCTCGAATGCATTGGGACTTCGAATGGAATATCAACAACCGATATCTTCTGCTCG GAAGCTCATCGATTAGAAAGCCAGAACTTCTCCTGTTGTGTTGGTTGGCATGTGCGGTCATACTAATGCAAATAGCATGA
- the LOC121990458 gene encoding L-Ala-D/L-amino acid epimerase-like: protein MDPFRSAALYSSAPTSVSSVIPHDLDFRSRKASPCWHPPRRELLLFRCADSSTRPPPPKRQPAAMMLSLFDSLKDSLTIDVARAEGRPLDVPLARPFTIASSRLDRVANVAVRVQLRNGSVGWGEAPVLPSVTAEDQPAALAAAAAACSALVQSLPMTLGDVLREVGRLLPGHDFASVRAGVEMALIDAAANSIRIPLWRLFGGASNSITTDITIPIVSPSEAAELAAKYCRQGFSTLKLKVGKDLNSDIEVLTAIRSVHPDCLFVLDANEGYKAHQAIEVLDKLHAMGVTPILFEQPVHRDDWEGLHLVSHVAKDKYGVSVAADESCRSVDDANKIIQGSLAHVINIKLAKLGVIGAFEVINIAREAGIALMIGGMVETRLAMGFAGHLAAGLGCFSFIDLDTPLLLAEDPVIQGYEASGSVYKFDNSRGQGGFLCWGNV from the exons ATGGATCCTTTCCGCTCTGCCGCCCTCTACTCCTCCGCCCCAACCTCCGTCTCTTCTGTCATCCCCCATGATCTCGATTTCCGCAGCAGGAAGGCCAGCCCCTGTTGGCATCCTCCTCGTCGGGAGCTCCTCCTCTTCCGTTGCGCCGACAGCTCCACCCGCCCTCCTCCGCCCAAGCGGCAGCCGGCTGCGATGATGCTGTCCCTCTTCGACAGCCTCAAAGACAGCCTCACCATCGACGTGGCTCGCGCCGAGGGCCGGCCCCTCGACGTCCCCCTTGCGCGCCCCTTCACTATCGCCTCCTCCCGGCTCGACCGCGTGGCAAATGTTGCCGTCCGTGTGCAGTTGCGCAATGGCAGTGTGGGATGGGGAGAGGCCCCCGTGCTACCCTCGGTCACCGCGGAGGACCAGCCCGCTGCACTGGCAGCTGCCGCCGCGGCCTGCAGCGCCCTCGTTCAGAGCCTGCCTATGACGCTCGGAGATGTGCTTCGCGAAGTCGGCCGCTTGCTTCCGGGTCATGATTTCGCTTCG GTAAGAGCAGGAGTTGAGATGGCACTGATTGATGCTGCAGCTAATAGTATTAGAATTCCTCTTTGGAGATTGTTTGGTGGAGCATCAAATTCTATTACAACAGACATAACA ATTCCAATTGTATCTCCAAGTGAAGCTGCTGAATTGGCTGCTAAGTATTGTAGACAAGGGTTTAGCACATTGAAACTGAAGGTGGGGAAGGACTTGAACTCGGATATTGAAGTTCTAACAGCAATTAGATCAGTTCATCCtgattgtttgtttgttttggatgCAAATGAAGGCTATAAGGCTCATCAAGCAATTGAAGTTCTAGATAAGCTTCATG CTATGGGTGTCACTCCTATTCTATTTGAGCAGCCTGTTCATAGAGATGATTGGGAAGGTCTCCATCTTGTTAGCCATGTTGCAAAGGATAAATATGGTGTATCTGTTGCTGCTGATGAAAGTTGCAGGAGTGTGGATGATGCTAATAAAATTATACAGGGAAGTCTTGCACATGTAATCAACATCAAACTTGCTAAGCTTGGTGTTATTGGTGCGTTTGAGGTCATCAATATTGCTAGAGAAGCAGGCATTGCTCTTATGATTGGTGGAATGGTTGAAACAAGACTGGCAATGGGCTTTGCTGGTCATCTTGCTGCTGGCCTTGGTTGCTTCAG TTTCATTGATCTTGACACACCACTTCTTCTTGCTGAAGATCCTGTTATTCAAGGTTATGAAG CTTCTGGTTCAGTGTACAAGTTCGACAATTCAAGAGGCCAAGGTGGCTTCCTCTGTTGGGGCAATGTCTGA
- the LOC121988352 gene encoding uncharacterized protein LOC121988352, which produces MFWRSISNIKQWRGSTVSAAANSPSENEPFYIEKNNTRIHIRLSNGNYIKVTEDRTLMANYQGEPGWDNNEATFEMTIVHQLLGDFQLANGYGHDKAEEILIVSDLLLDISYAWMLLITWVNLLPVTCVRIPVGWWIAYDPDPPAPFIGGSLAALDSAFAWAEIHSLKCIIDLHAAPGS; this is translated from the exons ATGTTTTGGAGGTCAATTTCTAACATCAAACAATGGCGGGGGTCCACAGTTTCTGCTGCTGCAAATTCACCATCAGAGAATGAACCATTTTATATCGAAAAGAACAACACCAGGATTCACATCAGACTTTCAAATGGAAACTACATAAAG gTAACAGAAGATAGAACTCTCATGGCGAATTATCAAGGGGAACCAGGTTGGGATAATAATGAGGCAACATTTGAAATGACTATTGTTCACCAGTTGCTTGGAGATTTCCAGCTTGCGAATGGATATGGACATGACAAAGCTGAAGAGATCCTGATTGTTAGTGACTTACTGTTGGATATATCATATGCATG GATGCTTCTTATCACTTGGGTCAATCTTCTACCTGTTACATG TGTTAGAATTCCTGTTGGATGGTGGATTGCATATGATCCTGACCCACCTGCTCCTTTTATTGGAGGATCCTTGGCAGCATTGGATAGTGCATTTGCATGGGCAGA GATCCATAGTCTAAAGTGCATCATTGATCTCCATGCTGCTCCTGGTTCATAG
- the LOC121988351 gene encoding probable glucan 1,3-beta-glucosidase A isoform X1, whose translation MGIIHCSLMVLLLLSQSSHSSADGLSEKVRGVNLGGWLVVEGWIRPSLFDGIPNRDMLDGTEVQLKSVLLQKYVSAVDGGGGNVTVDRDVASAWETFKLWRVSEWEFQFRCFGGQFLTSNNGGGPVSAAANSPSENEPFYIEKNDTRIHIRLSNGNYIKVTEDSALMANYQGEPGWDDNGATFEMTIVYNHLHGDFQLANGYGHDKAEEILMDHRSNFVSSQDFAFLSQHGINTVRIPVGWWIAYDPDPPAPFIGGSLAALDRAFAWAEIHSLKCIIDLHAAPGSQNGMEHSASRDGSISWPTPDHVSQTLDVIDFLAARYANHSALLGIELLNEPSATLVPLDILVSYYTRGYQIVRSYSTSVYVIVCQRIGNADPAELYQANIGTSNVVVDLHYYNLFDPYFDNMNVSENIKFIYEKRVPQVQELNSANGPLIFIGEWVNEWKVANASRSEYQMFGMAQLEAYGDASFGWSYWTLKNARMHWDFEWNINNRYLLLGSSSIRKPELLLLCWLACAVILMQIA comes from the exons ATGGGGATCATCCACTGTTCCCTGATGGTTTTGCTTCTCCTGTCCCAGTCGTCGCATTCATCAG CCGACGGATTGTCGGAAAAAGTTAGGGGTGTGAATTTGGGAGGCTGGCTCGTGGTGGAGGGTTGGATCAGGCCTTCCCTGTTCGACGGAATTCCCAACCGGGACATGCTT GATGGAACTGAAGTGCAGCTCAAATCGGTGCTGCTGCAGAAGTATGTCAGTGCTGTTGATGGAGGTGGTGGAAACGTGACTGTGGACAGAGATGTGGCATCAGCTTGGGAGACCTTCAAG TTGTGGCGAGTATCTGAGTGGGAATTTCAGTTCAGATGTTTTGGAGGTCAATTTCTAACATCAAACAATGGCGGGGGTCCGGTTTCTGCTGCTGCAAATTCACCATCAGAGAATGAACCATTTTATATCGAAAAGAACGACACAAGGATTCACATTAGACTTTCGAATGGAAACTACATAAAG GTAACAGAAGATAGTGCTCTCATGGCGAATTATCAAGGGGAGCCAGGTTGGGATGATAATGGCGCAACATTCGAAATGACTATTGTTTACAACCACTTGCATGGAGATTTCCAGCTTGCTAATGGATATGGACATGACAAAGCTGAAGAGATCCTGATG GATCACAGAAGCAACTTTGTTTCGTCTCAAGATTTTGCTTTCCTATCACAACATGGTATCAATACTGTTAGAATTCCTGTTGGATGGTGGATTGCATATGATCCTGACCCACCTGCTCCTTTTATTGGAGGATCCTTGGCAGCATTGGATAGAGCATTCGCATGGGCAGA GATCCATAGTCTGAAGTGCATCATTGATCTCCATGCTGCTCCTGGTTCACAGAATGGTATGGAACATAGTGCCAGTAGAGATGGTTCGATCAGTTGGCCAACACCAGACCATGTCTCACAAACACTAGATGTCATTGACTTCTTAGCAGCGAG GTATGCAAATCACTCTGCCCTATTAGGGATTGAACTCCTAAATGAGCCTTCTGCGACATTAGTCCCCTTAGACATTCTAGTTTCGTATTATACAAGGGGATACCAAATTGTTCGGAGCTACTCAACTTCTGTTTATGTTATAGTATGTCAAAGAATAGGAAATGCAGACCCAGCAGAGCTTTACCAAGCAAATATTGGAACTTCAAATGTTGTTGTGGACTTGCACTACTACAATCTCTTCGATCCGTATTTTGATAACATGAATGTTTCTGAAAATATCAAATTCATATATGAGAAGAGAGTTCCGCAAGTGCAAGAATTAAACAGCGCAAACGGGCCTCTCATCTTTATCG GTGAGTGGGTTAACGAGTGGAAGGTGGCAAACGCCTCAAGATCGGAATATCAGATGTTTGGTATGGCTCAGTTAGAAGCTTATGGTGATGCTTCTTTCGGTTGGTCCTACTGGACACTGAAGAATGCTCGAATGCATTGGGACTTCGAATGGAATATCAACAACCGATATCTTCTGCTCG GAAGCTCATCGATTAGAAAGCCAGAACTTCTCCTGTTGTGTTGGTTGGCATGTGCGGTCATACTAATGCAAATAGCATGA